From Granulicella sp. WH15, the proteins below share one genomic window:
- a CDS encoding CBM35 domain-containing protein, whose product MKTQLRGSGQRQTRRYALSLLLATSSLFAPHQFVQAQVNGVGQKPYLGWSTFSEQTINSGFLTQANIQAQSDALAASGLQQHGFQYINIDSGWQSTFDANGRPIPAAPNFPDIKALVDHIHANGQKAGIYWIPGIEQPAVNGNFPILGTPYTTQQIVAIPLAQGNTFAAPPPNPFHDKIDFTKPGAQEYINSIVNLFASWGIDFIKLDSVAPGSDVDSTAIDDRPDVEAWSKAIAQSGLPIWLTVSWDIDQDFLSTWQQFSNARRIDQDIECEGGCATLTDWPHVVLREHEAVGWEHSAGPTMGWNDLDTLDVGDGAIDGLTPDEKQSAITLWAMVNAPMYLGGDLTQLDSFAKSALSNDELIAIDQSTHPGAQVRGGFTPVWGSDTQDGYEYVALFNLNAFPTAVTVNWSDLGFSNALSVRDVWNRIDLGGFSGSFSTVLVGHGSRILRVRRSGNVTEPSGTVYEGESGIFTGTATVSQCAACSGGAEAGFLGGAPGTDTVTFNNVQVARTGTYLMEVDYATEDPRAFEYTINGGQSATLNLGGGSFNLPASTTVPVRLNEGLNVITFGNAGTFAPGLDRIIIRGNGNAIPSVTTTYEAEAATLSGTATAGGCTYCSGGGIVGSFGAGVGNDVTFNNVTVPSSGMYQLEVDYATSGPRTFFATVNNGTPIELDLNGSTFSDPQPIVIPVQLNAGKNTIVFGNPNANGFAPGLDSITVGPIVATSNLSGTITGKIGPENLRLWRLTFTNGGKSVAPQALLNSFTIVPNAGNHGCRAQVLLPMPLFLGSIAPSSSRFVEVPISFTPSCDKEDTFAVHAVFSAGNGADVGTLAISNQTK is encoded by the coding sequence ATGAAGACCCAGCTTCGAGGCTCTGGCCAACGCCAGACTCGCAGGTATGCCCTTTCGCTGCTACTAGCCACATCCTCCCTGTTCGCGCCGCACCAGTTCGTTCAGGCCCAGGTGAACGGTGTGGGTCAAAAGCCATACCTAGGCTGGAGTACCTTTAGCGAGCAAACCATCAACAGCGGCTTCCTGACCCAAGCCAACATCCAGGCGCAATCCGACGCTCTCGCCGCCTCAGGACTGCAGCAGCACGGCTTCCAGTACATCAATATCGATTCCGGCTGGCAATCCACTTTTGACGCGAATGGCCGCCCCATTCCCGCCGCTCCAAACTTCCCCGATATCAAGGCCCTCGTTGACCACATTCATGCCAACGGGCAGAAGGCGGGTATCTATTGGATTCCCGGCATTGAGCAGCCTGCCGTCAACGGCAACTTTCCTATCCTTGGCACGCCATACACCACCCAGCAGATCGTAGCCATTCCTCTCGCCCAGGGCAACACCTTCGCCGCTCCTCCGCCCAATCCCTTTCACGACAAGATCGACTTCACCAAGCCCGGTGCGCAGGAGTACATCAACTCCATCGTCAACCTGTTCGCTTCGTGGGGCATCGATTTCATCAAGCTGGATTCTGTGGCACCCGGGTCGGACGTGGATAGTACCGCGATTGACGACCGACCAGATGTGGAAGCATGGTCCAAGGCCATCGCCCAGAGCGGCCTCCCCATCTGGCTCACTGTCTCCTGGGACATCGACCAGGACTTCCTCAGCACTTGGCAACAGTTCTCCAACGCCCGTCGCATCGATCAGGACATCGAATGCGAAGGCGGCTGTGCGACGCTCACCGACTGGCCGCATGTGGTCCTGCGTGAACATGAAGCCGTGGGCTGGGAGCATAGCGCAGGCCCGACGATGGGCTGGAACGACCTCGACACTCTCGACGTAGGCGACGGCGCCATCGACGGCCTCACCCCGGATGAGAAGCAGTCCGCCATCACACTTTGGGCGATGGTGAATGCGCCCATGTACCTCGGCGGCGACCTCACCCAACTCGACAGCTTTGCTAAATCTGCTCTCAGCAACGACGAACTTATCGCCATCGACCAGTCCACTCATCCCGGAGCGCAGGTGCGCGGCGGCTTCACCCCCGTATGGGGCTCAGACACCCAGGACGGCTACGAATACGTAGCTCTCTTTAATCTCAATGCTTTCCCCACCGCAGTCACCGTCAACTGGAGCGACCTCGGCTTCTCCAATGCGCTCAGCGTCCGCGATGTGTGGAACCGAATCGACCTCGGCGGCTTTTCCGGCAGCTTCAGCACCGTGCTCGTGGGACATGGATCGCGCATTCTCAGGGTCCGACGCTCGGGAAATGTGACCGAGCCAAGTGGCACCGTCTATGAAGGCGAATCCGGCATCTTTACCGGAACAGCTACGGTAAGCCAGTGCGCAGCCTGCTCAGGCGGAGCTGAGGCCGGATTCCTCGGTGGCGCTCCCGGCACTGACACCGTCACCTTCAATAACGTGCAGGTCGCTCGTACCGGGACCTATCTCATGGAAGTCGACTACGCCACCGAAGACCCACGTGCCTTCGAATACACCATCAATGGCGGCCAGTCTGCGACGCTGAATCTGGGCGGTGGCAGCTTCAACCTTCCCGCTTCGACTACAGTTCCCGTTCGGTTGAATGAGGGGCTAAACGTCATTACCTTCGGCAATGCGGGAACCTTCGCTCCCGGACTTGACCGCATCATCATCCGAGGCAACGGCAACGCAATTCCAAGTGTAACCACAACCTATGAGGCGGAAGCGGCGACATTAAGCGGAACTGCGACCGCCGGTGGATGCACTTATTGCTCAGGAGGAGGGATTGTCGGCAGCTTCGGAGCAGGCGTCGGCAACGACGTGACTTTCAACAATGTCACCGTTCCCTCAAGCGGCATGTATCAGCTTGAGGTGGACTACGCCACTTCGGGCCCTCGAACGTTCTTCGCAACCGTCAACAACGGGACGCCTATTGAGCTCGACCTCAACGGTAGCACCTTCAGCGATCCACAACCCATCGTGATTCCTGTGCAGTTGAATGCTGGAAAGAACACCATCGTCTTCGGCAATCCGAATGCGAATGGCTTCGCCCCAGGACTCGATAGCATCACGGTCGGACCCATCGTTGCGACTTCTAATCTGAGCGGAACGATCACAGGTAAGATTGGCCCCGAGAACCTACGTCTCTGGCGACTCACCTTCACGAACGGAGGAAAATCCGTGGCTCCGCAGGCTCTCCTCAACAGTTTCACCATTGTTCCGAATGCTGGCAACCATGGGTGTAGAGCTCAAGTTCTACTGCCCATGCCTCTGTTTCTTGGATCGATTGCTCCAAGCTCGAGTCGGTTCGTTGAGGTGCCAATTTCCTTCACCCCCAGCTGCGACAAGGAAGATACGTTCGCTGTCCACGCGGTGTTTTCCGCCGGGAACGGAGCGGATGTAGGCACATTGGCCATCAGCAACCAAACCAAATAA
- a CDS encoding alpha-galactosidase: MRCNSNSFNGATDASRVYQLIVTCLSTILMFLIAPNPMNAQKTNAPIRFDKQTQVFRIDAADVSYVFGINEKKQVQTLYWGKRLNDADPFPAPKSDPGLSGFDTSVNTTRQEFVAWGSGLYIEPDLKVSFPDGNRDLVLQYDSHTIEGRRLKIVLKDISRDVYVDLEYQIDVVTGVLTRSANVENRTSAPLTVEQISSGTWNLPRGDDYRLRYLTGRWAGEWVLHHQLVQPGKTILESRRGSTGDQNNPWFAIDHEGDGDQDHGDVWFGALGWSGSWQISIEQDQIQQIRVAGGPNSFDFGYRLSPGEQLKSPDFYAGYSHDGIGGASRLLHRFEISSILPHGPKPKLRPVLYNSWEATEFKVDEAGQESLAEKAASIGVERFVVDDGWFGQRSSDRAGLGDWYVNPVKFPHGLKPLIDKVHSLGMDFGLWVEPEMVNPDSDLYRKHPDWALNFIGRPRTEGRNQLMLNLARPDVRAYVFQALDKLLNENDIAFLKWDYNRNWSEPGWPAVAPEDQKKVYIEYVRNLYSILAELRAKHPQVEIESCSGGGSRVDLGIMRYTDQVWPSDNTDAFDRLLMQDGFSYAYAPGVMMAWVTDSPTWVNQRNLSLEYRFLSSMQGSLGIGANLNNWKPEDFTTAKSMVAQYKHIREIVQRGSLYRLISPQNGSEQSVTESVSEDQRSAVTFAFLHSSQMLYPFPRIYLRGLKTDSMYRIAALNGKLSPGTPDIASGAFWMQHGVDVELRGDFQAASFRLDVADR, translated from the coding sequence GTGAGATGCAATAGCAACAGCTTTAATGGGGCAACCGATGCTTCGCGTGTTTATCAACTGATCGTGACTTGCCTATCGACCATCTTGATGTTTTTGATTGCTCCGAATCCAATGAATGCCCAGAAAACTAATGCTCCGATTCGCTTTGACAAACAAACACAAGTATTCCGGATCGATGCTGCGGATGTTTCATACGTGTTTGGCATCAATGAGAAGAAGCAGGTGCAAACTCTGTATTGGGGCAAGCGCCTCAACGACGCCGATCCTTTTCCTGCCCCAAAATCCGATCCTGGCCTTTCCGGGTTCGATACCTCGGTCAACACCACTCGCCAGGAGTTTGTGGCCTGGGGAAGTGGACTCTATATTGAGCCAGACCTGAAAGTCTCATTTCCCGACGGCAATCGAGATCTGGTTCTCCAGTATGACTCGCACACCATTGAAGGCCGTCGGCTCAAGATCGTACTGAAGGATATCTCGAGAGATGTCTACGTTGATCTTGAATACCAGATCGACGTAGTTACGGGGGTTCTTACTCGGTCGGCGAATGTCGAGAACCGCACCTCTGCTCCGTTGACGGTGGAGCAGATCAGTTCGGGAACATGGAACCTTCCCCGCGGCGACGACTATCGCTTGCGCTATCTCACGGGCCGCTGGGCAGGGGAGTGGGTACTTCATCATCAGCTCGTTCAACCGGGAAAGACCATTCTCGAAAGTCGCCGGGGTTCCACCGGCGATCAGAATAACCCCTGGTTCGCAATTGATCACGAAGGTGATGGCGACCAGGACCACGGCGATGTGTGGTTTGGAGCGTTAGGTTGGAGCGGCTCCTGGCAGATCAGCATTGAGCAAGACCAGATTCAACAGATCCGTGTTGCCGGAGGGCCTAACAGCTTCGACTTCGGTTATCGTCTCTCTCCCGGAGAGCAACTGAAGTCACCGGACTTCTACGCAGGTTACTCCCATGACGGCATCGGTGGTGCTTCGAGGCTGCTCCACCGGTTCGAGATCTCTAGTATCCTGCCGCACGGCCCAAAGCCCAAATTGCGCCCGGTCCTCTATAACTCCTGGGAGGCGACTGAGTTCAAAGTTGACGAAGCTGGACAGGAGTCACTGGCAGAGAAGGCCGCCAGCATAGGCGTTGAGCGCTTTGTTGTCGACGACGGCTGGTTTGGCCAACGCTCGAGCGATCGCGCAGGGCTTGGGGATTGGTACGTCAATCCGGTCAAGTTTCCTCACGGTCTAAAGCCTTTGATCGACAAGGTCCATTCACTTGGAATGGACTTTGGTCTCTGGGTTGAGCCTGAGATGGTGAATCCGGACAGTGACCTCTACCGCAAGCATCCCGATTGGGCGCTGAACTTTATCGGACGGCCTCGCACTGAAGGCCGGAATCAATTGATGCTCAATCTCGCTCGGCCGGATGTTCGTGCCTATGTATTTCAGGCCCTCGATAAGCTGCTGAATGAGAATGACATTGCGTTTCTGAAGTGGGACTACAACCGCAATTGGTCTGAGCCTGGATGGCCAGCAGTCGCGCCGGAGGACCAGAAAAAGGTTTACATTGAGTACGTCCGGAACCTCTATTCCATCCTGGCGGAGCTACGAGCCAAGCATCCCCAAGTGGAAATTGAAAGTTGTTCCGGTGGAGGAAGCCGAGTGGATCTGGGCATCATGCGGTACACCGATCAGGTATGGCCATCCGACAATACAGACGCCTTTGATCGCCTGCTCATGCAGGATGGGTTTAGCTACGCTTACGCTCCTGGTGTCATGATGGCATGGGTCACGGACTCGCCGACGTGGGTGAATCAGCGCAACCTCTCACTCGAATACCGCTTTCTTTCGTCGATGCAAGGTTCGCTGGGAATCGGCGCGAACCTGAACAACTGGAAGCCCGAAGACTTCACGACCGCGAAGAGTATGGTGGCACAGTACAAACATATCCGCGAGATCGTTCAGCGGGGCTCGCTCTATCGTTTGATTTCGCCACAGAATGGAAGCGAGCAATCCGTTACCGAATCAGTCTCGGAAGATCAGCGGAGTGCAGTTACGTTTGCTTTCCTGCACTCCAGTCAAATGCTATATCCGTTTCCTCGCATCTACCTTCGTGGATTAAAGACGGACTCGATGTACAGGATTGCAGCTCTCAATGGCAAGCTCTCACCAGGCACTCCCGACATCGCCAGTGGGGCCTTTTGGATGCAACATGGAGTCGATGTTGAACTACGTGGAGATTTTCAAGCGGCTAGTTTTAGGCTCGACGTTGCTGATCGATGA
- a CDS encoding LacI family DNA-binding transcriptional regulator, with amino-acid sequence MNSTSKNAGIKEIAEAVGVSIGTVDRALHDRRGVSPKTKAKVNKMAEQLGYKPNLAAQALKLNRRIKIAVVLPKEISYFFDPLRAGIREAAAASVGMHVEVTFHEYARLGHGDLELLEGRLKEKNDGIIFTPGNPRKLDSIIHRLTQHGTAMFCVSSDAPNSSRVGLVSAHAYTSGALAAELLSLKLTRKAHVATITGELSTLDHAEKLRGFAATLAMIAPHLSLLPAIESHERPREAYRQTLALVREEVKPQGLYISTANSAPVLKALREEGLLGKIQIVTTDLFEELVPLVENGSILATLYQRPFTQGKVAFENLIAYLLEEKKASPMIRLAPHIIFRSNLPLFSDRVSGLSGTETS; translated from the coding sequence ATGAATAGCACATCGAAGAACGCGGGAATCAAAGAAATAGCTGAGGCAGTCGGGGTATCGATCGGAACGGTGGATCGAGCATTGCACGACCGCAGGGGCGTCAGCCCCAAGACAAAGGCGAAAGTGAACAAGATGGCCGAGCAATTGGGATACAAGCCCAATCTCGCGGCTCAGGCTTTGAAGCTCAATCGCAGGATAAAGATCGCTGTCGTCCTTCCCAAAGAGATTTCTTACTTCTTCGACCCCCTGCGTGCAGGCATCCGCGAAGCCGCTGCCGCATCGGTCGGGATGCACGTCGAGGTTACATTTCACGAATACGCACGGCTCGGGCATGGCGATCTGGAGTTGCTTGAGGGCAGATTGAAGGAGAAGAACGACGGGATTATCTTCACGCCGGGGAACCCAAGAAAGCTTGATTCGATCATTCATCGTCTGACCCAGCATGGAACTGCGATGTTTTGTGTGTCGAGCGACGCGCCGAACAGCAGCCGAGTCGGCCTGGTCTCTGCACATGCCTATACGAGCGGAGCGCTGGCAGCCGAGCTCCTCTCGCTGAAGCTCACGCGCAAGGCGCATGTCGCCACCATCACCGGAGAACTGTCCACGCTCGACCACGCCGAAAAACTCCGCGGCTTCGCGGCAACTCTGGCGATGATTGCTCCTCATCTCAGCCTTCTTCCCGCGATCGAATCGCATGAGCGGCCCAGGGAAGCCTACCGACAAACCCTGGCACTTGTTCGTGAAGAAGTGAAGCCTCAAGGTCTCTACATCAGCACGGCAAATAGTGCCCCTGTTCTCAAAGCACTCCGTGAAGAGGGTCTGTTGGGAAAGATACAGATCGTCACGACGGATCTCTTTGAAGAGCTGGTGCCTTTGGTTGAGAACGGTAGCATCCTCGCAACTCTCTACCAGCGACCGTTTACTCAAGGAAAGGTAGCGTTTGAGAATCTCATTGCCTACCTGCTTGAAGAGAAGAAGGCATCTCCCATGATTCGGCTCGCACCGCATATTATCTTTCGCAGCAACCTTCCTCTGTTTTCAGACCGCGTGTCCGGTCTCAGTGGGACCGAGACATCTTAG
- a CDS encoding glycoside hydrolase family 97 protein: MSWSLAGKYSTFVALVFSFSVPSHAQSVPIVLTSPDQRLVMQFTTVRGKDATGPGGKLSYSVAFRGKPVLDQSALGLELEGQPVLGNDVQIVESTPGKGSDDYTLLASKSSDVKDSFNSLRLRAVESNAPGRTLVIEARAYNDGIAFRYVLPEQEAIKSLTLKQEDTEFRISTDATTWALALPNYRSSYESEYVKLPITAFSNQGGVSSNFLIGLPMLLHSPGTAWMALAEADLEGNSGMYITNPSGNWAGHYFVSKLSPRFDDAGVAIKSTLPHHSAWRVLMVADEPGRLMESNLLTDLNPSNRVQDTSWIHPGKASWNWWAGDVGSDGKAAYTTKNMEYYVDFAANSGFPYMLLDAGWADGRDITKLRGNVDVPELVRYAASKHVKVWIWLYSTSVMDQMKQAFPLFESWGVAGVKIDFINRDDQDGIKFYYDVAREAADHHLMVDFHGASKPWGIERTYPNVLSYEAVLGAENSKVARRDSPVDRTVFPFTRMVAGPLDYTPGGFNNVTEDEFIGRDISPMIMGTRAQQLALYVVFQTPFQMVSDSPQAYADQPAFQFIKDVPTAWDAMHVLNGEPGEFVTIARSHGKEWFLGSITNWTSRELHVPLNFLGTGRYTAEIYQDASDAGTNPKNVTIKKQSVRSGETLTLHLAAGGGCAIRFVPEDAN, translated from the coding sequence ATGTCTTGGAGTTTGGCTGGGAAATATTCCACCTTCGTCGCCCTGGTTTTCAGTTTTAGCGTTCCCTCTCACGCGCAGTCTGTGCCGATTGTGCTGACTTCGCCAGATCAGCGTCTTGTCATGCAGTTCACGACAGTTAGAGGGAAAGACGCAACCGGACCTGGAGGGAAGCTAAGCTACTCAGTCGCTTTTCGAGGCAAACCAGTCCTCGACCAGTCAGCTCTCGGCCTCGAGCTAGAGGGGCAGCCCGTTCTTGGTAATGATGTCCAGATTGTTGAGAGCACGCCCGGAAAAGGCAGCGATGACTACACATTGCTCGCCAGCAAATCCAGCGACGTCAAGGACTCTTTCAACAGCCTGAGATTGCGTGCAGTCGAGAGCAACGCGCCGGGGCGCACGCTCGTTATTGAAGCGCGCGCATACAACGACGGAATTGCCTTTCGCTACGTACTGCCAGAGCAGGAAGCCATCAAATCGCTCACGCTGAAGCAAGAGGATACGGAGTTTCGCATTAGCACGGATGCGACTACTTGGGCTCTTGCTCTTCCGAACTATCGCAGCAGCTATGAGAGCGAATACGTAAAGTTGCCGATAACCGCTTTCAGCAATCAAGGCGGGGTGTCGAGCAATTTCCTGATTGGACTCCCGATGCTACTGCACTCGCCGGGCACTGCGTGGATGGCGCTGGCTGAGGCCGATCTTGAAGGTAATAGCGGTATGTATATCACTAACCCCTCGGGGAACTGGGCCGGTCACTACTTCGTATCCAAGCTTTCTCCGCGGTTCGACGACGCTGGTGTAGCGATCAAATCGACCCTACCGCACCATTCTGCCTGGAGAGTGCTGATGGTTGCGGATGAGCCCGGCAGACTCATGGAGTCTAATTTGCTCACCGACTTGAATCCGTCGAATCGGGTTCAGGACACAAGCTGGATTCACCCAGGCAAAGCCTCATGGAACTGGTGGGCAGGTGATGTTGGTTCGGACGGCAAGGCAGCGTATACGACGAAAAATATGGAATATTACGTCGATTTTGCGGCCAATTCGGGTTTCCCGTACATGCTGCTCGATGCTGGTTGGGCCGACGGTCGCGACATTACGAAGCTTCGGGGAAATGTCGATGTTCCCGAACTTGTGCGCTATGCCGCGAGCAAGCATGTGAAGGTTTGGATCTGGCTGTACTCGACATCGGTAATGGACCAGATGAAGCAGGCATTTCCTCTTTTTGAAAGTTGGGGAGTGGCTGGGGTCAAGATCGACTTTATCAATCGGGACGATCAGGATGGAATCAAGTTCTATTACGACGTTGCCCGTGAAGCCGCGGACCACCATCTCATGGTCGATTTTCACGGTGCGAGCAAGCCTTGGGGTATTGAGCGAACGTACCCGAACGTGCTCAGCTACGAGGCAGTTTTAGGGGCTGAGAACAGCAAGGTGGCTCGACGAGACAGTCCCGTAGACCGCACAGTGTTTCCTTTCACCCGCATGGTGGCGGGACCTCTCGATTACACGCCGGGAGGTTTCAACAACGTTACCGAAGACGAGTTTATCGGTAGGGACATAAGCCCGATGATCATGGGTACGCGAGCCCAACAACTCGCCCTCTACGTCGTCTTCCAGACTCCTTTTCAAATGGTTTCGGACAGCCCGCAGGCTTACGCAGACCAACCAGCGTTCCAATTTATAAAGGACGTGCCTACAGCATGGGATGCGATGCACGTGTTGAACGGGGAACCCGGCGAGTTCGTGACTATCGCCAGGAGCCACGGGAAGGAGTGGTTTCTGGGGAGTATTACGAATTGGACATCCCGCGAACTTCACGTCCCGCTCAATTTCCTTGGCACTGGCCGCTATACCGCGGAGATCTACCAAGATGCCTCTGACGCTGGGACCAACCCGAAAAACGTCACGATCAAAAAGCAGAGTGTCCGCAGCGGTGAGACGCTGACTCTGCATCTCGCGGCTGGAGGAGGCTGTGCGATCCGTTTTGTGCCAGAGGATGCTAACTGA